Proteins encoded by one window of Halomonas chromatireducens:
- the tnpC gene encoding IS66 family transposase: protein MSQVEQQDQALQERGQALEQSQKTLRHTEQVNQKLTYELAVLKRHAFGKRSEQLNLLQISLLEEGVEADIAAIETELEDLITLDAPPATKKTPKRAPLPPELPRTEIRHDPESEHCTCGCQLRRIGEEISEKLDYTPGVFHVERHIRGKWVCDQCETLTQAPMPAQIIDKGIATAGLLAQVLIAKYADPLPLYRQEQIFARAGVPMPRSTLAEWVGICGVRLQPLVDALRDLLLAEPVLHADETPVPMLAPGKKKTHRAYLWAYATTPYAGLKAVVYDFTDGRGGQHARDFLGTWQGKLVCDDYSGYKQSFAKGVTEIGCMAHARRKFVDLHVADKSQIAGQAIDLIGQLYQIEREAQSLTEEERQQLRDTRARPIADALHRWMLAQREKVPNGTATAKALDYSLKRWTALTRYLDDGRLPIDNNRVENLIRPWALGRSNWLFAGSLRSGQRAAAIMSLIQCAKLNGHDPYAYLRDVLERLPTHKASQIHELLPHNWQHTA from the coding sequence ATGTCGCAGGTTGAACAGCAAGACCAGGCGCTGCAGGAGCGAGGGCAGGCGCTGGAGCAGAGCCAGAAAACCCTGCGTCACACCGAGCAGGTCAACCAGAAGCTGACCTATGAACTGGCGGTGCTCAAACGCCACGCCTTCGGCAAGCGCAGCGAGCAGCTCAACCTCCTGCAGATCAGCCTGCTGGAAGAGGGGGTGGAGGCGGACATTGCGGCGATCGAAACCGAGCTGGAAGATCTGATCACGCTCGACGCGCCACCGGCCACCAAGAAGACGCCCAAGCGCGCGCCCTTGCCCCCTGAGCTGCCGCGCACCGAGATCCGCCATGACCCGGAGAGCGAACACTGCACGTGCGGTTGCCAGCTTCGGCGCATCGGCGAGGAGATCAGCGAGAAGCTCGACTACACGCCGGGCGTGTTCCACGTTGAGCGCCATATCCGCGGCAAGTGGGTCTGCGACCAGTGCGAGACGCTGACCCAGGCGCCGATGCCGGCGCAGATCATCGACAAAGGCATTGCTACCGCGGGCCTGCTGGCTCAGGTGTTAATCGCCAAGTATGCCGATCCCCTGCCGCTCTATCGCCAGGAGCAGATCTTTGCCCGTGCCGGCGTGCCGATGCCGCGTTCCACCCTGGCGGAGTGGGTCGGCATCTGCGGCGTGCGGCTCCAGCCGCTGGTCGATGCGCTGCGTGATCTGTTGCTGGCTGAGCCGGTACTGCATGCCGACGAGACCCCGGTGCCGATGTTGGCGCCGGGCAAGAAGAAGACCCACCGCGCCTACCTCTGGGCCTATGCCACCACGCCCTACGCCGGGTTGAAGGCGGTGGTCTACGACTTCACCGACGGGCGCGGCGGTCAGCATGCCCGCGACTTCCTGGGGACGTGGCAAGGCAAGCTCGTCTGCGACGACTACAGCGGCTACAAGCAGAGCTTCGCCAAGGGCGTCACCGAGATCGGCTGCATGGCCCACGCCAGACGCAAGTTCGTCGACCTGCACGTGGCCGACAAGAGCCAGATCGCCGGGCAAGCCATCGACCTGATCGGCCAGCTTTACCAGATAGAGCGCGAGGCCCAGTCGCTGACCGAAGAAGAACGCCAGCAGTTACGCGACACCCGGGCGAGGCCGATTGCCGACGCCCTCCATCGCTGGATGCTGGCTCAGCGCGAGAAAGTGCCAAATGGCACGGCAACGGCGAAAGCGCTGGACTACAGCCTGAAACGTTGGACGGCGCTGACGCGCTACCTCGATGATGGCCGGCTGCCCATTGACAATAATCGCGTCGAGAACCTGATTCGCCCTTGGGCACTTGGACGCTCCAACTGGCTATTCGCCGGGTCGCTGCGCAGTGGCCAGCGTGCTGCCGCGATCATGAGCCTGATTCAGTGCGCCAAGCTGAACGGCCATGATCCCTACGCCTACCTCCGAGACGTGCTGGAACGGCTGCCGACCCACAAGGCCAGCCAGATCCACGAACTCCTGCCCCATAACTGGCAGCACACCGCCTGA
- a CDS encoding methyl-accepting chemotaxis protein, with the protein MKNLTISQKLMLCISLTMIVIVGGATAVQYRLFSGLVTERVTTAELPATLESIRNDINATLTEPITLSRSMATNPYLHGWLDEGEPDEGTERAVAYFQDIQHRTGASIVFYVSALSGNYYTSEGLERTLSREQDTWFYSLVGDTEGDSYRLNIDFEGDELQVFINYVIEREGERVGIAGVGYTLAGMAETIRSYRLGESGLVFLTSREGIINLHPDGASMVGESVLSLPGWDGVAAELLAGTGYRSGMAQDTNGSDQLVAAIDVPGTDWIAFAQIPANELFADLNRAVGMVIVAVAAILLASLVVIGVLLRTLFRPFRRTADAMREIAEGEGDLTQRLHVRGRDESTELATQFNAFADRVHDVLFHVRGSSEAVRVAAMEIASGGRDMSQRTDNAAASLQQTSASMEEITSTVENTTASSREASSLSQSAAQLAQRTGDTVGQVVTTMGEIQSSSQQIGDIVKVIDSIAFQTNLLALNASVEAARAGENGRGFAVVAGEVRQLATRSAEASRDIRQLIEASGEKVEGGTRLVREAGDAMQQLVDGVNRVATMLGEISHAASEQSDGIGQINVAVSELDRMTQQNAALAEESTSAADQLRGQADRLAEVVASFKLRDEAINHAGYLQHNRAAATTNE; encoded by the coding sequence ATGAAAAACCTGACGATTTCCCAGAAGCTGATGTTGTGTATCAGCCTCACGATGATAGTGATCGTCGGCGGGGCGACCGCCGTACAGTATCGCCTGTTCAGTGGGCTGGTGACGGAGCGTGTCACAACGGCAGAGCTGCCGGCCACCTTGGAAAGCATTCGCAATGACATCAATGCAACCCTCACGGAGCCGATCACCCTGTCGCGCAGTATGGCGACCAACCCTTACCTGCATGGCTGGCTCGATGAGGGTGAACCCGACGAAGGAACTGAGCGAGCCGTAGCCTATTTTCAGGATATTCAGCACCGCACCGGTGCCAGCATCGTCTTCTACGTGTCGGCTCTCAGTGGAAACTACTACACCTCGGAGGGTCTCGAGCGGACGCTCAGTCGAGAGCAGGACACGTGGTTCTATAGCCTTGTGGGAGACACCGAGGGAGACAGCTACCGGCTGAATATCGATTTCGAAGGCGACGAACTTCAAGTCTTTATCAATTACGTCATTGAGCGGGAGGGTGAGCGAGTCGGCATCGCTGGGGTCGGCTATACCCTGGCGGGAATGGCCGAGACGATCCGCAGCTATCGGCTCGGCGAGAGTGGCCTGGTATTCCTGACCAGCCGCGAGGGCATTATCAACCTTCATCCCGATGGCGCATCGATGGTCGGGGAGTCCGTCTTGTCGCTCCCCGGCTGGGACGGCGTGGCCGCTGAGCTGCTTGCCGGCACGGGTTATCGTTCGGGTATGGCTCAGGACACCAACGGTTCGGATCAACTGGTAGCCGCCATTGATGTACCGGGCACCGATTGGATCGCTTTTGCCCAGATTCCTGCAAATGAACTCTTTGCGGATCTCAACAGGGCTGTGGGAATGGTGATAGTGGCCGTCGCTGCAATTCTGCTCGCCAGCCTCGTGGTGATAGGCGTATTGCTGCGCACTCTATTTCGCCCCTTCCGGCGAACCGCGGATGCCATGCGAGAAATTGCCGAGGGGGAGGGGGACCTGACGCAGCGGCTACATGTTCGGGGCAGGGACGAAAGCACCGAACTGGCAACGCAGTTCAACGCCTTCGCGGACAGGGTCCATGACGTGCTCTTTCACGTACGGGGCAGTAGTGAAGCGGTTCGTGTTGCGGCCATGGAGATCGCAAGTGGCGGGCGCGACATGTCACAGCGCACCGATAATGCGGCTGCCAGCCTTCAGCAGACTTCGGCCTCCATGGAGGAGATCACCAGTACGGTAGAAAACACCACGGCCTCCTCGCGGGAAGCCAGCAGCTTGTCGCAGTCTGCCGCACAGCTTGCTCAGCGTACCGGAGACACCGTGGGCCAGGTGGTGACCACCATGGGTGAGATCCAGAGCTCTTCCCAACAGATTGGCGATATCGTCAAGGTCATCGACAGCATCGCTTTCCAGACCAACCTGCTGGCTTTGAATGCCTCTGTCGAAGCGGCGCGAGCCGGCGAGAATGGACGCGGATTTGCCGTGGTTGCCGGTGAGGTGAGACAGCTGGCGACGCGCAGTGCGGAGGCCTCGCGGGACATTCGCCAACTGATTGAAGCCTCTGGCGAGAAGGTGGAGGGCGGTACCAGGCTGGTGCGTGAAGCCGGCGATGCCATGCAGCAGCTGGTCGATGGGGTGAATCGTGTGGCGACAATGCTGGGTGAGATCAGCCATGCGGCGAGCGAGCAGAGCGATGGCATCGGCCAGATCAATGTGGCTGTGTCCGAGCTTGACCGCATGACGCAGCAGAATGCGGCCCTGGCGGAAGAGTCGACCTCAGCTGCCGACCAGTTGAGAGGGCAGGCTGATCGGCTTGCAGAAGTGGTGGCAAGCTTCAAGCTGCGTGACGAGGCGATAAACCATGCCGGCTACCTGCAGCACAATCGAGCCGCGGCCACGACGAACGAGTAG
- the yaaA gene encoding peroxide stress protein YaaA produces the protein MLSVISPAKTLDFESPATTSRYSQPDFLDRSRELIEILHDYSPRRLSELMGISDKLAGLNAARFAEWQTPFTPSNAKPAAQAFQGDVYVGLEADTFSDDDNAFAQQHLRILSGLYGLLRPLDLIQPYRLEMGTRLPNHAGKDLYAFWQETLTPALDRAVAESGTPVLVNLASNEYFKAIDTRQLKARGITPVFKDEKNGNYKIISFYAKKARGLMAAWMIRQRLDDPEGLKDFDMAGYGYNAAMSKDDTLVFTRREAQSQAAR, from the coding sequence ATGCTGAGCGTGATTTCACCCGCCAAGACGCTGGATTTCGAGTCCCCGGCCACCACGTCCCGGTACTCGCAGCCGGATTTCCTCGACCGCAGCCGTGAATTGATCGAGATTCTGCACGACTATTCGCCCCGGCGGCTCAGCGAGCTGATGGGTATCAGCGACAAGCTGGCCGGGCTCAATGCGGCACGCTTCGCCGAGTGGCAGACGCCGTTTACGCCGAGTAACGCCAAGCCTGCCGCCCAGGCCTTCCAGGGCGATGTCTACGTCGGCCTCGAGGCCGATACCTTCAGCGATGACGACAACGCCTTCGCCCAGCAGCACCTGCGCATCCTCTCCGGGCTTTATGGCCTGCTGCGTCCCCTGGACCTGATCCAGCCCTACCGCCTGGAAATGGGCACCCGCCTGCCCAACCACGCTGGAAAGGACCTCTATGCCTTCTGGCAGGAAACCCTGACCCCGGCACTGGATCGGGCGGTGGCAGAAAGCGGCACGCCGGTGCTCGTCAACCTGGCGTCCAACGAGTACTTCAAGGCGATCGATACCCGGCAGCTCAAGGCCCGGGGCATCACCCCGGTGTTCAAGGACGAGAAGAACGGCAACTACAAGATCATCAGCTTCTATGCCAAGAAGGCGCGTGGCCTCATGGCGGCCTGGATGATCCGCCAGCGGCTTGATGATCCCGAGGGGCTCAAGGACTTCGATATGGCGGGATATGGCTACAATGCGGCCATGTCGAAAGACGATACTCTCGTCTTCACGCGTCGGGAGGCGCAAAGCCAGGCGGCTCGCTGA
- a CDS encoding isochorismatase family protein — protein MRLKSEESLLLIVDLQAGLLPVVAGGEQAVAEAAWLGGVAETLSIPVWVTEQYPQGLGGSEPRLLEALREPRLWQKVHFNAHAEPDFAAALADSGRRQVVLCGSEAHICVMQTGLGLLEAGYEVYWLSEASVSRRAAEAQLARERMVRCGAVPVSADMVAYEWLHRCDDERFKDVHRRFLKPRSARPLRFF, from the coding sequence ATGCGCCTGAAAAGTGAAGAGAGTCTGCTGTTGATCGTTGACCTTCAAGCGGGGCTGCTGCCGGTGGTCGCTGGCGGTGAGCAGGCGGTTGCCGAGGCGGCCTGGCTTGGTGGTGTGGCCGAGACATTGTCGATTCCGGTCTGGGTCACCGAGCAGTATCCGCAAGGGCTGGGGGGCAGCGAGCCCCGTCTGCTCGAGGCGCTACGGGAGCCCCGGCTGTGGCAGAAGGTGCATTTCAATGCCCACGCCGAGCCCGATTTTGCCGCTGCCCTGGCTGACAGCGGCAGGCGGCAAGTCGTTCTCTGTGGCTCCGAAGCGCACATCTGCGTCATGCAGACGGGGCTTGGCCTGCTGGAGGCGGGCTACGAGGTGTATTGGCTAAGTGAGGCCTCGGTCAGCCGGCGTGCGGCGGAGGCGCAGCTGGCACGGGAGCGAATGGTGCGCTGCGGGGCCGTGCCGGTCAGTGCCGACATGGTGGCCTATGAATGGCTGCACCGCTGCGACGATGAGCGCTTCAAGGACGTCCATCGTCGCTTTCTGAAGCCTCGCTCTGCCCGGCCACTGCGTTTCTTCTAG
- a CDS encoding NADP(H)-dependent aldo-keto reductase, translated as MQTRQLGNTGIEVSRLCLGTMTYGEQNSESEAHEQLDRAVAFGINFIDTAEMYPVPPKAETQGRTEAYIGSWLKRRDSRDDVIIATKVSGPGMAHLRGGSRLTRKQILQAIDTSLSRLQTDYVDLYQLHWPDRRTNFFGKLGYEHDEEENGVALEETLGTLKELVNAGKIRAIGLSNETPWGVMQALNLAERLDLPRVASIQNPYNLLNRTFEVGLAEIAHRENVGLLAYSPLGFGVLSGKYLDGARPARARLTLYERFQRYTSPQAEEATRAYVEIAREHGLDPAQMALAFVNSRSFLTSNIIGATTMDQLEDNLASESLRLEQNVLDAIDEVHRRLPNPCP; from the coding sequence ATGCAGACGCGACAGCTAGGCAACACGGGCATCGAGGTCAGCCGCCTGTGCCTGGGCACCATGACCTACGGCGAACAGAACAGCGAAAGCGAGGCCCATGAGCAGCTCGACCGCGCCGTCGCCTTCGGTATCAACTTCATCGATACCGCCGAGATGTACCCGGTACCGCCCAAGGCCGAGACCCAGGGGCGCACCGAAGCCTATATCGGTAGCTGGCTCAAGCGACGCGACAGCCGTGACGACGTCATCATTGCCACCAAGGTCAGCGGTCCCGGAATGGCGCACCTTAGGGGCGGCTCACGGCTGACCCGCAAACAGATCCTTCAGGCCATCGATACCAGCCTGTCGCGACTGCAGACCGACTACGTCGACCTCTACCAGTTGCACTGGCCCGACAGGCGCACCAACTTCTTCGGCAAGCTGGGCTATGAGCATGACGAGGAAGAAAACGGCGTTGCCCTGGAGGAGACCCTGGGCACACTGAAAGAGCTGGTGAACGCGGGCAAGATACGCGCCATCGGCCTCTCCAACGAAACCCCCTGGGGCGTGATGCAGGCGTTGAACCTGGCCGAGCGTCTCGACCTGCCCCGGGTCGCTTCGATCCAGAACCCCTACAACCTGCTCAATCGCACCTTCGAGGTCGGCCTCGCCGAAATCGCTCATCGCGAGAACGTCGGCCTGCTGGCCTACTCACCGCTGGGCTTCGGCGTGCTCTCCGGCAAGTATCTCGATGGCGCGCGCCCGGCGAGGGCCCGGCTCACCCTCTACGAACGTTTCCAGCGCTACACCTCACCCCAGGCCGAGGAAGCGACTCGGGCCTATGTGGAGATTGCCCGCGAACATGGCCTGGACCCCGCCCAAATGGCGCTGGCTTTCGTCAATTCGCGCAGCTTCCTGACCAGCAACATCATCGGCGCCACGACCATGGACCAGCTCGAGGACAACCTGGCGAGCGAGTCCCTGAGGCTCGAGCAGAATGTGCTGGATGCCATCGACGAGGTGCATCGGCGCCTGCCCAATCCCTGCCCCTGA
- a CDS encoding Tim44 domain-containing protein, protein MRHLLVMLVVGILGFTLAADYAEARRMGGGGNVGNFSRSADRPAAAPNQAAPTRQAQPGQAAGSRMPAMMGGLLAGGLLAALFFGGAFDELRLMDMLLIAGLGFLLFRLLARRRTVTAGASPATYRTSEAPTQAFQPAPDTTLGGSDFGSLPAWFDKEQFLSGAKEHFMTLQRAWDNNDFAGIQEYVTPELYNLLREERRKHPANNRTEIARLFAELGDIRELGQQAEATVIFHGVLEENDEQVGFNETWHLTRELREGEPWYLQGIEQNDAGQA, encoded by the coding sequence ATGCGTCACCTTCTTGTCATGCTAGTGGTCGGTATCCTGGGATTCACCCTGGCCGCAGACTACGCCGAAGCTCGCCGCATGGGCGGTGGAGGCAATGTCGGCAATTTTTCCCGTTCGGCCGACCGACCCGCTGCCGCCCCCAATCAGGCAGCGCCTACCCGCCAGGCTCAACCGGGTCAGGCCGCCGGCTCTCGCATGCCCGCCATGATGGGTGGCCTGCTGGCAGGCGGCCTGCTCGCGGCCCTGTTCTTCGGTGGCGCCTTCGATGAACTGCGCCTGATGGATATGCTGCTGATCGCAGGACTCGGCTTCCTGTTATTCCGTCTGCTGGCGCGCCGCCGCACCGTCACCGCGGGCGCATCACCGGCAACCTATCGGACGTCGGAAGCACCGACCCAGGCTTTCCAGCCGGCTCCCGACACCACCCTGGGAGGCTCCGACTTCGGCAGCCTGCCAGCCTGGTTCGACAAGGAACAGTTCCTTAGCGGCGCCAAGGAACACTTCATGACGCTCCAGCGCGCCTGGGACAACAATGACTTCGCCGGCATTCAGGAATACGTCACCCCCGAGCTCTACAACCTGCTGCGTGAGGAGCGGCGCAAGCACCCGGCCAACAATCGGACGGAAATCGCGCGCCTCTTCGCCGAGCTCGGCGACATCCGTGAGCTTGGCCAGCAGGCCGAAGCCACCGTGATATTCCATGGCGTGCTCGAAGAAAACGACGAGCAGGTCGGGTTCAACGAGACCTGGCATCTCACCCGGGAGCTGCGTGAGGGTGAGCCCTGGTACCTTCAGGGCATCGAACAGAACGACGCTGGCCAGGCGTGA
- a CDS encoding tetratricopeptide repeat protein: MTQASSLFTRLEYRLAEQLFHTRWLPRSPRTQRLTMRLFKRCADAGHPGALSLYGHVLFHRGVSPQDKAKGARYVLEAAQAGNLKAQYQAARIHEHGCLQYPRREDRAVTWYARAGEAGHPLAAARLAKAYRHGELGLTADATHAAHWQALADRQARLEGAELDIDGAQTRH; this comes from the coding sequence ATGACGCAGGCATCGTCACTGTTCACCCGGCTCGAGTACCGTCTAGCGGAGCAGCTGTTTCATACCCGCTGGTTGCCGCGCTCTCCGCGTACCCAGCGCCTGACCATGCGCCTCTTCAAACGTTGCGCCGATGCCGGCCATCCCGGTGCGCTCTCGCTTTATGGACACGTGCTGTTCCATCGTGGCGTCAGCCCCCAGGACAAGGCGAAGGGCGCCCGCTACGTGCTGGAAGCCGCCCAGGCGGGAAACCTCAAGGCACAATATCAGGCGGCCCGTATTCATGAGCATGGTTGCCTGCAGTATCCCCGGCGCGAGGACAGAGCCGTGACCTGGTACGCGCGTGCCGGCGAGGCGGGGCACCCCCTGGCAGCGGCACGCCTGGCGAAGGCCTATCGCCATGGCGAACTCGGGTTGACGGCGGATGCGACTCACGCCGCCCACTGGCAGGCCCTGGCCGACCGTCAAGCACGGTTGGAAGGCGCCGAGCTGGACATCGACGGTGCTCAGACACGACACTAG
- the ctaD gene encoding cytochrome c oxidase subunit I: MSDIKDATLSPEVRRLQQGMDEVWGNPKGLRALTVVNHTTVGLRFMVTGAIFFLIGGLLAMLIRTQLAFPDNDFMSPEIYNQVFTMHGTVMMFLFAIPILEGLAIYMIPKMIGARDLVCPRLTAFGYYCYLFGGIILFSSLILEMAPASGWFMYTPLSSGDFSPGPGSDFWLLGITFVEISALSAGVELVVSILRTRTQGMALHKMPLFAWYILAMALMIVVGFPPLILGSILLELERAVGMPFFEVAGGGDPVLWAHLFWLFGHPEVYIIFLPGAGIVSTLIPVFAGRPIVGYGWVVAAIIIMGFVSFGLWVHHMFTLGIPQLALAFFSAASMLVAIPTGIQIFVWLSTLWLGRPKMSLPMLWIVGFLVIFVLGGLTGVMLALVPFNWQVHDTHFVVAHMHYVLVGGMLFPLMAGLYYWLPQVSGRMPSERLGKWSFWLIFLGFNVTFLVMHWTGLLGMRRRVFTYDTAMGWDLYNLISSIGGFMMSIGVALLILDIALHFRFGKKAPQNPWGADTLEWAMPKPPTAYNFVSLPKVETRHPLWENPELSRTIYEGQHGLANIQHGRRETWGSDALTGKLRETIHLPSNSWWPLFAALAIAVVCISLLTRIYWIGAIATLVAVVLLLRWSWENGAHPGKAPEASMAPSDPPLHYHTMNGPGVWCMSVSHLANGSLFLSLLFGWFYLWTVAPEWQMPETSPLSLPMLVAGGIALTLGTFWLAKLVRRLRRGIDAGLGGGMYLAGGLGALQSVLLMVVIWQAQLAPTETAHDATLLVALLYVLIHALLGAILCLLQGLRVGYGFVSAKVPIEPVVVIRFWYYHLVVYWVLFVAIWVLPTVLGRAS, from the coding sequence ATGAGTGATATCAAGGATGCGACGCTGTCCCCCGAAGTCCGGCGGCTGCAACAGGGAATGGATGAGGTTTGGGGCAATCCCAAGGGGCTGCGCGCACTGACCGTGGTGAACCATACCACCGTCGGCCTGCGCTTCATGGTCACCGGGGCGATCTTCTTTCTGATCGGGGGCCTGCTGGCGATGCTGATTCGCACCCAGCTGGCTTTTCCTGACAACGACTTCATGTCGCCGGAGATCTACAATCAGGTCTTCACCATGCACGGCACGGTGATGATGTTCCTGTTCGCCATTCCCATACTCGAGGGGTTGGCGATCTACATGATTCCCAAGATGATCGGGGCACGGGATCTGGTCTGCCCGCGACTCACCGCCTTCGGTTATTACTGTTATCTGTTCGGCGGCATCATCCTGTTCTCCAGCCTTATCCTGGAGATGGCGCCCGCCAGCGGCTGGTTCATGTATACCCCCCTTAGCAGCGGGGACTTTTCGCCCGGTCCCGGCTCCGATTTCTGGCTGCTGGGGATTACCTTCGTCGAGATATCGGCGCTCTCCGCAGGCGTCGAGCTGGTGGTGTCGATTCTGCGCACGCGGACCCAAGGCATGGCGCTGCACAAGATGCCGCTGTTCGCCTGGTACATCCTGGCGATGGCGCTGATGATAGTGGTCGGTTTTCCACCGCTGATTCTCGGCAGCATCCTGCTGGAGCTGGAACGTGCCGTGGGAATGCCCTTCTTCGAGGTGGCCGGCGGCGGTGACCCGGTGCTGTGGGCGCACCTGTTCTGGCTTTTTGGTCACCCGGAGGTCTACATCATCTTCCTCCCAGGGGCGGGCATCGTCTCGACTCTTATTCCGGTTTTCGCCGGGCGGCCCATTGTCGGCTACGGCTGGGTGGTGGCGGCGATCATCATCATGGGCTTCGTCAGCTTCGGGCTCTGGGTGCATCACATGTTCACCCTGGGCATACCGCAGCTGGCACTGGCCTTCTTCTCGGCGGCAAGCATGCTGGTGGCGATTCCCACCGGCATCCAGATATTCGTCTGGCTCTCGACCCTGTGGCTGGGCAGACCGAAAATGTCACTGCCGATGCTGTGGATCGTCGGCTTCCTGGTGATCTTCGTGCTGGGCGGGCTGACCGGCGTCATGCTGGCCCTGGTGCCATTCAACTGGCAGGTGCATGACACCCACTTTGTGGTTGCCCATATGCACTACGTGCTGGTGGGCGGCATGCTCTTTCCGCTGATGGCCGGCCTCTACTACTGGCTGCCCCAGGTGTCGGGGCGCATGCCTTCGGAGCGGCTGGGCAAGTGGAGCTTCTGGCTGATCTTCCTCGGTTTCAATGTCACCTTCCTGGTCATGCACTGGACCGGACTGCTGGGCATGCGTCGGCGAGTCTTCACCTACGATACGGCCATGGGCTGGGACCTCTACAACCTGATCTCTTCCATCGGCGGGTTCATGATGTCCATCGGCGTGGCACTCCTGATCCTCGATATTGCGCTCCACTTTCGCTTCGGCAAGAAGGCGCCTCAGAATCCTTGGGGCGCCGATACCCTGGAGTGGGCCATGCCCAAGCCGCCCACGGCCTACAACTTCGTCAGCCTGCCGAAGGTCGAGACGCGCCACCCGCTGTGGGAGAATCCCGAGCTTTCACGCACCATCTACGAGGGGCAGCATGGCCTGGCCAACATCCAGCACGGTCGACGCGAGACTTGGGGCAGCGATGCCCTGACCGGCAAGCTGCGTGAGACCATCCACCTGCCAAGCAATTCCTGGTGGCCGTTGTTCGCGGCGCTGGCCATCGCCGTCGTCTGTATCAGCCTGTTGACCCGGATCTACTGGATAGGGGCCATCGCAACCCTGGTAGCTGTCGTGCTGCTGCTGCGCTGGTCATGGGAAAACGGGGCACACCCCGGCAAGGCGCCCGAGGCGTCGATGGCGCCCAGCGACCCACCGTTGCATTACCACACCATGAACGGGCCTGGCGTATGGTGCATGTCGGTCTCCCACTTGGCCAATGGCTCGCTCTTTCTGTCGCTGCTGTTCGGCTGGTTCTACCTGTGGACCGTGGCACCGGAGTGGCAGATGCCTGAAACCTCGCCGCTCTCCCTGCCCATGCTGGTGGCGGGGGGCATTGCGCTGACCCTGGGGACGTTCTGGCTGGCCAAGCTGGTGCGCCGCTTGCGGCGGGGCATCGACGCCGGGCTCGGCGGAGGCATGTATCTCGCGGGCGGGCTCGGCGCTTTGCAATCGGTGCTGCTGATGGTCGTGATCTGGCAGGCTCAGCTGGCACCCACCGAAACCGCCCACGATGCCACTTTGCTGGTGGCGCTGCTCTATGTGCTGATCCATGCGTTGCTGGGGGCAATTCTCTGCCTGCTGCAGGGGCTGCGGGTCGGCTATGGCTTCGTCAGCGCCAAGGTGCCGATAGAGCCGGTAGTCGTCATACGCTTCTGGTATTACCACCTGGTCGTCTACTGGGTCCTGTTCGTGGCCATTTGGGTGCTGCCGACCGTGCTGGGGAGAGCGTCATGA
- the coxB gene encoding cytochrome c oxidase subunit II gives MSILDPAGPAASAQFWVWWAMLGVSVVVALVLFVLWLYTFRRREPVQRTPREEQRIMLRWVIGGGILLPLVSIVALLVFAAPTGRGMIPLPLPEGEAERIEVVGHQWWWEIRYPGENGEPDVVTANRLVMPAGEPVDFRLVSADVIHAFWIPRLGGKRDMVPGRYTTIRLEADEPSVFGAQCAEFCGTQHTGMLLHVEAMEREDYDAWLSERRAPREPQEGFDEAREAFGEHCAACHTVEGFPQELVDDDLPHAMVGPDLTDIGSRPTLGAGVLPMQEGAIAYWLEHHQTLKPGNRMPPHNHIDTETLQDIGAWLETMEP, from the coding sequence ATGTCGATCCTCGACCCGGCCGGCCCGGCGGCCAGTGCCCAGTTCTGGGTATGGTGGGCCATGCTCGGTGTCAGCGTGGTCGTTGCGCTGGTTCTCTTCGTGCTATGGCTCTATACCTTCCGGCGACGCGAGCCGGTGCAGCGAACACCGCGGGAGGAGCAGCGCATCATGCTGCGCTGGGTGATTGGCGGCGGCATCCTGCTGCCGCTTGTCAGCATTGTTGCCCTGCTGGTATTCGCGGCTCCTACCGGTCGCGGAATGATACCGCTGCCCCTCCCCGAGGGAGAAGCCGAACGCATCGAGGTGGTCGGGCACCAATGGTGGTGGGAAATTCGCTATCCCGGCGAGAACGGCGAGCCTGATGTGGTTACCGCCAACCGGCTTGTGATGCCGGCCGGCGAGCCAGTCGACTTTCGACTTGTGAGTGCCGACGTGATCCATGCCTTCTGGATACCGCGGCTCGGTGGCAAGCGGGACATGGTGCCGGGGCGCTATACCACCATCCGCCTCGAAGCCGATGAGCCCAGCGTCTTCGGCGCCCAGTGCGCGGAATTCTGTGGTACCCAGCACACGGGGATGCTGCTCCACGTCGAGGCGATGGAGCGCGAGGATTACGATGCCTGGCTCTCCGAGCGCCGTGCCCCGCGAGAGCCGCAAGAGGGGTTCGACGAGGCGCGAGAAGCCTTCGGCGAGCACTGCGCAGCCTGCCACACGGTGGAGGGTTTCCCTCAGGAGCTCGTTGACGACGACTTGCCCCATGCCATGGTCGGACCGGATCTGACGGACATCGGCTCTCGGCCTACGCTGGGCGCGGGTGTGTTGCCCATGCAGGAGGGGGCTATCGCCTATTGGCTGGAGCACCACCAGACGCTCAAACCCGGCAACAGGATGCCGCCTCATAACCATATCGACACCGAGACACTGCAGGATATCGGAGCCTGGCTGGAGACGATGGAACCATGA